In Dama dama isolate Ldn47 chromosome 9, ASM3311817v1, whole genome shotgun sequence, the following proteins share a genomic window:
- the LOC133061626 gene encoding olfactory receptor 7A17-like: MYLITVFGNLLIILAVSSDAHLHTPMYFFLSNLSFVDICFTSTTIPKMLWNIQTQSQVITYEGCITQIYFFLLSALLDIFLLRVMAYDRFVAICHPLHYMVIMNPRLCFLLVLVSWTIIVSLFFCTSLGVYLSSAATHSSHSSATASVMYTVVTPMLNPFIYSLRNKDIKGALKRFFVIASLKRPIILDLEKCPRLQISKSQSQ, encoded by the exons ATGTACCTGATCACTGTGTTTGGAAACCTGCTCATCATCCTGGCAGTCAGCTCAGATGCCCACCtacacacccccatgtacttcttcctctccaatcTGTCCTTTGTAGACATCTGTTTCACCTCTACCACTATCCCAAAGATGTTGTGGAACATACAAACACAGAGCCAAGTTATCACTTATGAAGGTTGCAtcacacaaatttattttttcctactctCTGCATTATTGGACATCTTCCTCCTCagagtgatggcctatgaccgctttgTGGCCATCTGTCACCCCCTGCACTACATGGTCATTATGAACCCTCGGCTCTGCTTTCTGCTGGTTCTGGTGTCCTGGACCATCA TTGTCTCCTTATTCTTTTGTACAAGCCTAGGAGTATATCTTAGTTCTGCTGCTACCCACAGCTCACACTCAAGTGCAACAGCCTCGGTGATGTACACTGTGGTcacacccatgctgaacccctttATCTACAGTTTGAGAAACAAAGACATAAAGGGGGCTCTGAAAAGATTCTTTGTAATAGCGAGTCTAAAAAGGCCAATTATTCTGGATTTGGAGAAGTGCCCAAGATTGCAGATCTCAAAGTCTCAGAGTCAGTAG